GTCGTCGAGAGGATTCCCAGTGTCAGAGGAGACCGAGTGTGAAGGTATGTGAGTTGATATCCAGTTTGACAGGATTGGACCCAGACGCTGTGGTGTTGTATCTCGACGAGTGCGCAGACACGACCGATGCAGTTGAAATCAACGAAATCCTCGCGCCGAATGAGCGTTGGACTTGCGAACGCCACGTCCTATCAGATGGTCGCTTCGTAGAAGTTCATCATTCGACGGAAGGCGGACTTTCAGTCGGCTGGAATCCCTTAAGAGACTCATGCAGAGAAGAAAACGTCGTGGTGCTCTCGAGCAGAAGGACTCGGGATGAAAGTTGAGGACCCAGTCATGGCTTTCATTGCTGGACTGGAAGGGGTTGTAGTTCTCCGCTCCGAACTGACAGGCCTTGGAAGTCCAGCACAGTTGGGGCGCGTTCTATTTAAATTCGTCAAGGCGCGTAAGCTTGTTCGCGTCGGCTTGGGAATTTACGTGAAAACGCGCGTGAGCCGGCTCACCGGACAGCTCGCGCTACCGCGACTTTCGAAGCAATCGCAGCAGAAATTTTCCATAAGCTAAAAATCGATGTCGAGCCCGGCGAGTTGACGCGTGACTACAACGAGGGCAAGACAACTCAGGTGCCCATGCTTGCAGTTGTAAGTACCGGCAAGCGTCGCATCACCCGGAAAGCCAGGTTGGCAGGAGAAGCGTGATATACGAGCGTCGAAGCGCGAACCGTCGAAAGAGGACGGAAACGTGATAGGACGGAGACCGATTTGTCGCTCAACTTCTGGAGCTCAATATGACTGACAGTGGCTGGGACATTGCGATGAGCAACATCGACGCGGAGTATGACATCCCGCAATTTGTCGCTTCCTCGCTTGTTCACAAAATCGCCGCAAGTGGATTTCGTCTGCCTGCTGCGGACCGCGGCAAGTTCGAAAGGCTGCCGGACGATGTAATCGCTCGCATCGAGCATATCGTGGTCGAGGCTTACCTTGAGGCCGGCGAAGACGTTGGCGAAGAAATTCTGCGTGAGGACCTTTGGCAGCAAGCCTTAATTTCCCGGCGCGACATGGTTGCAAATGGCGAGCTGGTTCCCGAAGACTCGTTCCGTGAACGTCTCGGCGTCACTCCACGGCGTCTCAGCAAACTGCTGACAGACGGCAGCGTTTTCACGATGCTGGTCGACAACGTGGAATACTATCCAGCGCTGCTCGCAGACCCAGTAGCTGACCGCAAACGACTACAGGCAATCTGCAGAATTCTCATACCAGCACCGCCGGATGCGCGCTTTGACTATCTGTCGTCAAGGCGTGGGAGTTTGGGCGGCGTTAGACCCACCGACATGTTGAACAATGATTCGGACTACGAGAAGCTGCGGCGAATGGCGCGGGCATGGGCCGCAGAGTGGTCGCGCACTGCCGTCAAGCTCTTTGAAGGGGAGCATGATAACGAGCCCGGCGGGGCCGACCCGCTTTACACAGCAATAGCTGAGGTCGACCCAAGGAGACCATTGTGGGAACGCGCCTCAGAAGCGCTCCACGTTCATGGGTATGAATGGCCACTGGGTCCGTATCCGGAGGCTCGGACATTTACCCTCTTCGTTGAGCGGCAAGCAGTGGGGGATTCGACGCCGACCCCGGAAGCCTGCATACAAGTGTCAGCAAGCGATGATTTTATTCGTGTACGAGTAAGGCATTGCGTCGAAACGGTCCCCGAATCTCAGGCAACTTTGCCTGCCAAGAGCAAGACCGTAGTAGATGTCGCAAAAAAGGTTATCGCGCACTTCTGCAAGCGCTGAATCCTCGCCAATGTGCGCTATGGAGTTTGTCTTTGGAATCAGAGTGGCTACATCACTGCAGCCGACGAAGCCCTGCATGCGATAAACGGATTTCTTGCGGAAGAGTGTTGCTTACCTTGGAAACAGAGACGCATGCTTATTGGATGCGTTGAATAAGGGGAAACAAATGCTGAAAGTTACTGTTGAGTTGTGGCCAGGCGGTCGCGAGTCGGGTCGCCTCGTGATTGCAACTGCGGACATTGTTCGCGTAAAAAATGGGCAACTCGCTGACTACGAGGTTCGGCTGCACGACGACGTTCTTGGCGACATTGGCACTGCAACGCTGACGCAGTACCCCCGGTTTGCTGGCAGTGTGCTGGACCTTGCGGCGCGTGCCATTGCGACCGCTCTTGCGGGTGGCGAAGAGCTACCGCCTCGGCCCATCCTCCCCGACGTCCCTGTGCACAAAAGCGGCACAACGCCATATGTGCGCATGCGCGAAATCCCGGAGCCTGCACGCACGTTGTTCGCCAAAAACATGTTCGGCTCGACATGCCCTTACATTGAGGAAGACTCCGAGCCGATGGGCTGCGTCTATGCATGGGATTGGGAAGCCTTTTTGAGCGGAGCGAGATAGTGCGCAAAATTACCGTAGAGCTGTGTCCATCGCATGGCCCTGGCCGCGCACTGGGATATGTACTGCGGCTCATTGCGGACGGCAAATTGCGGGCAACCACAGGCACTGGTCGACCGGGCTGACGCTGAGGAGACTGACACATGCTTGCAATATCGATTTACGACGGTGAGTGCAACAACATCAGCTTTTTTACGCACACTTGCAACATTGAAGGCTGTGTGGTGCCCGACAATCGCACGCCGTTCAATACACTGGAAGAAGCGCAAAAGGTGCTGGAGATGTATGCCGACAAATGCAGCACGCCCAGTCCCTCCGGCAGCTACCTCACGGTGTTCATTGGTCGCAAGACCGGAGATGCCGTCGCTCCGCTGGCGCGGCTAGCCGTGACTGTTCGTGATGGACTCGCCAGCGCAAGCATTGTTAGCAAAGACGCTCCGCGTGTTGACACGGAGCCAGTCGCTGTGAACAGCGATGACGACGTCGCGACTATTGTGCGCAAAGTCCTCACAAGTTTACGAGAATGACGATGACGCTTCATCAGGTACCTAACGACTTTCCGTGGGACACGACGCCCGCATCGCTGTCAGGAACGCAGCCGAAACTCGCCGGCAGAATGATTGACGGCAGGTTTGTCGTCGGCCTGACGGCGGAAGAGAGATGGGGCCGGTGGGATATGTGTGAAGACCTGGCCCAGCAACTGGTTGCAAAGACCCTAAAGGACGCAGCAAAGTTTCCGTCAAACTCGCGTAACGTGACACTAAGGCGGATGAGGAGAGCACTTGAAGGCAAACAATGGACGGAGCGTGTTGAAACGGATTGGCTTATGGAGCGGCTGCGGGTCTTGCTTGGGTGGTAACCTTCTGCGCGGTCCATCTATCGAAAACATCTCGTTTGCGACGATGACTCAAGCCGATTCGACGGCGCGATACCTTGAGAAACTGGAGCTAGCAATTCCTACCGCTGGAAGTCGACGTTTTCCATACGAAATCGTCAAGTCGGAGGGCGGAAGTTGGATTTGCACGTTTTTGGATGCCGGACGCGCGCCGTGGCTCGCAGATGAAAGCGCCAAGTAGTCTGGCAGCTCGCTCGTCAACACGGACCCGCACCGGGAATTACTCTTCCGACATTGGGGGGGCTACATCGCCCCGGCGAACTTCCGACAGGTCAAGGAATATTAGCCCGTTGCGACCGGGATAACTCACGATGGCGTGTTCGTTCCAAAGGACCACTGCGCGCGGACCATTCGGTGCGACACCTAAAAATATCTTGTTTAGAGTGCGGTCGTCGACCCTATCGAGAATGGCCAGTTCGCAGTTGTTGCGATTCACGGAGAGGACAAGGTCTTCGGAAATGGCCTGAGACATTGGGTCTGCCCACGGCAACGTTTCGTTGTGCCCGTTACGGGGAACGAAGATATCTCGGACGAGGCGGTAGGTGGCCGCATCTATCACTCGGATGCCGAGCATCGATTGGAACATGCCGACATAAAGCTGATTGGACCGTTCGTCGAAACTAATACAAGCGGGGGTAGCGTCATCGCTACGGTCATCGACCACGTCAGCAAGATATACCTGAGCCACATACGAGCGTGACGTGAAGTCGTAGGCTGTCAGGAAGCAATTCCCGCCTGGATATTGCTGACCATCGAGAGCGCCGCCTCTTTGAAGGCCCAAGTACAAAATGTCACTGACAGGATGCTTCGCGAGTGCCATGCAACCGCGGCCTGAACCCGGATAGGGCACTTCGTCAAACGAATATGTGGCACTGTCAATCACATAGAAGTTGGGAACCCGGTTGCTGGCGAAGTAGACGGTTCGCTCATCGTGCGACGCCGCAAGCTCTCCCTCACCGCCACCCGGCAGGATGAGTCGCTTGACGATGGCTTGTGTTGCAATGTCGATTACCAGGACGAACTCTGAAAAAACTTGGCCGACAAACAGCCGCCCATCAGCTATCGCCATACTTCCCGGTGGGTAATTCAAAATTTTGCGGCTCGTCTCCTCGCTGCGGACCTCATATCTGTCAAGCTCAATCGTCTCTACAATCGCCTTCGTCCACGGGTCGATGAAGCTGATGGTGCCTGAGCGCCAGTTTGCGGTGATGAGCTGGTCTCTGTAGACAAGTAGCTGCTGGGGTTCCGACAAGGTCGGAAACTGATAGATTGGTGCTTCGCCTTCCGCTTCAACGTATGTCAATGCAACTGACGCACTGGCACGAGCTGTACGTTCGAATTCTTCGAGCGACGTCACTAACGTAATGTTCGTTCCGCGAGCCGCATCTTGCGCCCCGGGTTGAAACCCAGCTTCGCTGACGATGATTCCACGGTCAGCGCCGAGGTCATCCACGATGCTTTTCAGCGCCAGAATCTTTTCCTTTGGTACTCGTGTGGCCCATAGTTTACATTCTACGACCCAAGTGCATGGGATGCTCTGCTGCGTGAAGGTGACATATACGTCGATATCATGGCGGGCCCTGACGCCTTCTGCCGTGTAGTCGACTTCCGCAGTGAACCCAAGCCGGCGAAACGCGGCTGCTGTCTGTTCTTGATATTGTCGCCAGTTTGCGTATTCCACCATCTCCGACCTCGCCGCATACGGCTCTATGGAAGCTGCCACGAATTCGTCTCTGCCGAGCTAGCACGACATCCTCTGGCAGAACTCTAACCCATTTGTACGCTCCCCTCCTCATGCGCGCACTAGCGGTCGGCGAAGAGCTTTGCTCAAGCCTGGCGGGCTGGTTGAATGCAAACAATTTTATGCGGACCGCTTAAGACGAGAAGGAGCAGTCGAAAAATGGCTGCTCTGCGCGCATCAACTACTTCAATCACACGGTTGCACTCCGCGCCGGTGATTCCAGCCTCCGAACTCGACGCAAGCGGCGGCCACCTTTTGTCCGCCTTCGGTTTCGAACATCAGGGGGACGGTTGCGATACGTATGCGTTGACTACTGCCATCTGTTTCCTTGAATTTGTCGTTTGACTTCTGCGAGCCGCACGACTCGCTGAGGGCAATTACGGCAAACGCTGCCCGTTCTTTAGCTGATGAGGGCTGTCCTTGCAACACATTGGGGACTGAGAGTCGCCACGGGAACGCTGCTTGCGACGGTGCCCGTGACAGCGCTTGCTGACAATGACCGCTAGAGGATTGTCGGCGCCTTCATCGGCGGATGGCTTGGGGGCGTTCTTGGTTTGCGTCTAGGAAGCGACATCATCGGCTCACTGATTACCGCCTTGATTGGTGCTGTCATCCTGCTTGCAATCCTGCGCCTCTTCAGCCGGGGGCGTGCGCGTTCGCTCTGACGCGACAACTCGTTGGTTTTGACGATAGACACTGACTGCATCAGACCATTTACCCGGCAACACGGGGTGAAGGTACCAATCGTTGAGGAATGGCTACGTACGGCCGCTGGCATACGCATTTCCATCCATGTCAGGCATCTGCCGCTACGTGGCCATGATTCTGGGGGTTTCGAGGTGCACTTTATGAGCCTGCATCGCACTCTGCGCAAACACGGCGTGATGCCCGCCGCTTCGCGTGTCGACAAGAAAAACCAGAGGTGGCCGAAGGCTGCGTCAATGTAGGCATCGCCGTGCTCGGGCTATTCTTTGCATTGCGCCACAGACGCGCCTATCGAGCACGCCTGCCAATTGTGAGCGCGAGGTGAGTCAGCGTTCCAATGACAATACCCCAAAACGCAGAACCGAGGCCCAGAAAAGTCATGTTTGAGGCTGTTGCAATGAATGTGATGAACGACGCCTCTCGATGGGACTCGTCGTGGACCAACCCCACGATGTTCGTGGCAATCGCACCGAGCAATGCAAGACCTGCCAGCACTGCAACGAAGGTATTGGGGAGCGCAGCGAACAGCATGACGACCGTTCCGGCGAAGGTGCCTCCTACCAGATAGAACAGTCCATTTGCGATTCCCGCGACGTAGCGGCGCTCCGGGTCACGGTGAGAGTCGGGCCCCGTACACAATGCGGCGGTGATTGCTGCGATGACAATCGTTATGCCGCCGGAGAAAGCAACAAGAATCGATGCCAGGCTAGTTCCAACCAGAACCGGACGACTCGGCGTCTGGTAACCAGAGGCCCGCAATATGGCGAAGCCAGGCAGGAATTGACCGGTCAAGCTGACAATTACGAGAGGCACCGCCAGGCTCACGGTTGACTTCCAGGACCAGGTTGGCATTGTGAACACGGGACGGGTAACGTCGAGACTTACCGACTGAAGATTCGTCAAACCGAGTGCCACGGCGAGAGCACAACCGAACGCTAGAACCAGGATAAGGCAGTAGCGCGCGGCCCATCGACGGAAAACGATGTAACTCGCCAGCATTCCCAGCGCAAGCCAAGGCGTGATTGCAACCGACTTGAACACATTGGTCCCGAACTGAAAGAGAATGCCTGCCATCATGGCGCAGGCTATCCCTTTCGGTATGCGCTTCACTATCTGGTCAAACAACCCGGATACGCCAAGCAGGAAAATGCACGCACCGGCGGCGATGTATGCGCCGATTGCATCACTCACCTGCATCCCTGGAAAAAGCGTCACCAGCAAGGCACTCCCGGGCGCAGACCAAGCCGTTATGATTGGTTGCTTCAGCCACCAGCTCAAAGCAATTCCGGAGACCGCGGCGCCCATCGAAATCGACCAGACCCAAGACGCGACGACGTCGTTGCCAACATGTGCGGTACGTGCAGCCTGAAAAAATATCGCTAGTGGCCCGGCATAAGAGATGATGACAGCGAGCAGCCCCGCGGTTACTGCCGACACGGACCAGCGCCCAATCGGAGCGGCGGACACTAGCGTACCTTCGTTGTCGCGATTCATGGCATCCGGAGGGATTTAGTGGATGGAAGATGGGCGACGTCCGAGCGCCGTTACCTGCACCCTCATATACGGAAAGAGTGGCAGACCGGAAAGAACGGTGTGCGGTTCGTCGTTCGAATCGACGTCGAAAATGCTGTAGTTCGCGTAATCACCGACAACGCGATGCAGTTGCTGCCATTTGCCCTGACGTTGAACCTCCTGCGAGTAGGCCTTCTCGCGGGCCTTGATTTCGTCAGCCTGAGCCACCGGCATATCGTCTGGCAGGTGTACATCCGTTCTTACGAGGTAGAGCATGGGTCTCTCATTTAAAAAAGTAGGGGGGCTCTCAGGTCCACCAGCACAAGGTCTGTCCGCAATTGCCCCGATATTCGTAGCACGTCCAGCTGTCATCCCACCAGTCTGGTGCGCCGTCCGCAGACGCCACCGCTTCGAGCAGCGACGTCAGGTCTGTCTCGACGTATTCAATAAAGTAGCCCGACTGTGTAGTTATCTGGTAACCCCAGTTGGTCAGGCGACGTCCGTTGTCCCGTACCAGCATGTGGCAACCGAAGGCATCGTTGTAGCTCGCGCTTTTGCGAGCCATCGCCTCGCAGCACTGCTCGACTGTAGGTTCGAGTTCGCCACCGGCTCGCAGTTCATCCCGTACGCTCCGCAACAGCATAAGCAGCCAGTCAATCGCCTCATGCACCGCATCCCCGCCGGCGTTGCTGTCAGTACCCTTTGCGAGCATGTCTTCGAGCGAGCACTTGTCAGCATCCGTCGCCGTCCGATATAGGTGCTCCCTCAAAAGTGCGGGAGCACAAGCAATCATGCTAAGTGTTCGCCCCTTAGGCGCGCTGACGTATTGGTCTTGTTGTCCCGGCGTCGGCAAGAATCGTCGTTTTCCTTAAGTCGATGTAAGCCTGACTCGGAGGTCTTCGACAAAAGCTTGCAATAGCAGTGACGGTTCTTCTTGGCGGCTTCGTACTATGTAAACGTCGCTAGGAACGTTTGCTTCGAAAGGACGAACATCAACACGGTCTGCCCATGCGCTCGCGCAAAAAGGGTCGATAATTGCGATACCGCCACCGGCCGCGACAAGGCCGCATGCAGTCTCGGAACGAGTTGTTTCAAAACGCACGTCGAGGTCAATGCCGTGTTGTCCAAGAACTCGCTCAACGGCTTGGCGAGAACCATCTTCGCGACCAAGCGCGATAAAAGGCTCATCACGCAGGTCCTGAGGTGTGACGATATTGGCCGAGGCGAGTCTGTGTCCCTTCGGCAAGATACACACTGAACTAACGCGACTCAGCAGTTCGCAAACGACGGCTGAGTCGCCTATTGGCATTGCAGTGAGTGCCACGTCTACCTGCCTCGTGGCTGCCAGCTCCGCGTTCCGGAGCGAATCGTGAACCTGAAGGTCGAGGAGTGCGCGGTCATGTCGCGCTGCAAATTCCACAGCGAACCCTGGCAACATGGCCGCTACGGCTGGATATGCGGCTATCGACACACGGCCCGATTGCAAACTCCGGACATCCGTCGCCAGACGGCGTAAACGCGCCATGCCTTTTACCACGTGGTCCACCTCCGCCAGCAACAGTTGGCTTTCCGCGGTGGGCACGAGCCGTCCTCCCCGCCGATGAAAAAGCGATAGTTGCAACTCGTGTTCGAGATTGGCGATGTGCGTACTTAACGAGGGCTGCGAAATGGATAGCAACTGACTTGCTGCAGTAACCGTCCCGGTCTCCATCAAAGCCCGGAACGCCTCAAGCTGACGATAGTTCAACGAATGCTCCAGCAGTATGTAGCACTTCCTGAGTATAGTCGAATCCTATAGGCGGGACAAAACAAAGTATTGGACGCAAGAAATTTGGTTTTAGAACATTCAGTCATGGGGACAGCAAGAAAACGATTCTCTCGCAATCCGCGTCGTACCGCTTTTCAACCTGTTAAACAGAGGGTTTAAGCTGCAACGACTTGCAGCAGTCTTCGGCCTCTGCTCGGGCGTCTGCTTTTTAAGCGCTGTTTTTAGTTTTGGCTAAACAAATTAACCGCTGCCTTTATTAGGCTCGGTATATGTATTCTACCGTCAATATCAAGGGCTTAAGTCGCCCCACCTTTTCGGAGTTCGATTGCCATGCGATTGTCTATTCTTGCAGTCCTGCTAACCAGCATTGCGCTCGTGCAGCCTGCCTTGGCGGCCCCAAAAACCTACGAGAAGATAACAGTCGCCACTGAGGGCGCATACGCTCCGTGGAATTTCATGGGTCCCGACGGAAAATTGGGCGGCTACGAAATTGACTTGACGCACGAGCTGTGTAATCGCATGAAGGTTAAATGCGATATCGTCGCTCAGGACTGGGATGGGATTATTCCTGGGCTGAACGCGGGGAAATACGACGCAATCGTGGCATCCATGGGTGTTACCCCGGCGCGCGAAAAAGTCGTCGCATTTTCAATACCATACACTCAAGCGCCGAATGGATTTATGACGTTGAAGTCAAGTCCATTGGCGGTGATGCCTGATTTGAATAAAGTTTTCAACCTGAGTAAGGACGAAGGCGCTGCAAAAAAAGAAATCGCTAAGCTCCGTCCTCTGCTTTCCGGGAAAATACTGGGTGTTCAAAGCGCAAGTACGGCCGCCAATTTTGCCGACAAATATCTGAAAGACTTCATGGAGGTTCGGGAGTATAAGACCATCGAACAGCATAATCTCGACCTTCAGGCTGGTCGCGTCGATTTGGTCATGGCGAATATCACCGTCCTTAACAAGGCAGCTAGCCAGCCAGACATGAAAGACGCAGCTCTAGTAGGCCCTCGATTCCTCGGGGGCGTAATTGGGGTTGGCACGACGAATGTCGCTTTGCGAAAAGATGACGCTGATTTGAAAGTGATGTTTGACCAGGCGATTAAATCGGTGAACGACGACGGTACGAATCGCCGGTTGATGCAGAAGTGGTTCGGGCTGGACTTGTCGCCGCAGAACTGATTGCTTTGCGTTTACGGGAAGCGACGGCTCTTGTAGTCGTCGCTGTCTTACCGAAAGTTTTGCGGGTTCGAATTTCAAATGGCAATGTTCACCAGGCTTGAGCCTCCAACAAAAGTAATTCAGTTCACGTTCGATGGAGAACTCGTCAACGCCGCTGAAGGAGACACGGTCGCTGCCGCGCTTCTGGCCCATGGAGTCGAACGTTTCCGTACTACTCCTGTCACCGGCGCTCCGCGCCAACCTCATTGCATGATTGGCAACTGTTTCGATTGCATGGTCGAGATTGATGGCGTGGCCAATTGCCAGGCATGTTTAGTTACTGCAAAGCCGAGAATGAACGTGACGCATCAGGACGGCCCGGGCGAAATGGAGCTGCTATGAAAATTGCCGACCGCGCTGAATGCGAGCTGGTAGTTGTCGGTGGAGGACCTGCCGGTTTGGCTGCTGCGACACTCGCGGCAGAACTCAATATTGACACCGTCATTCTGGACGAGCAGGAGGCTCCGGGGGGCCAGATTTATCGAGCCGTCGAACGTCGTTCGAGTCACGGTGACCGCGTAGCTCCGCTGCTTGGTCCCGACTTTCGCTCGGGATGGGATTTGGTTAAAGCATTCCGTCGAAGTGGGGCGACGTATGCGCCTGGCTCAGCTGTGTGGCAGGTCACGCCAGACGGCGCAGTCGGAATTACACAACAGGGCGAAGCATCGTTGCTTCGCAGCCGTCATGTCATCCTCGCTACCGGTGCGATGGAGCGCCCAGTCCCTGTGTCTGGGTGGACGTTGCCTGGCGTCATGGGCGCCGGCGCCGCACAAACGCTGCTGAAGTCTTCGGGGATTGTCCCATCAGAAGCCACGGTTATTGCCGGATGTGGCCCGTTGCCTTTGCTGGTGGCTGCTCAGTTGCTCGAGGCTGGTGTTCCCCTCAAGGCTGTCCTCATAACGACTCCAAGGATGTTGCCTGCTCAGGCCCTGTACCAGCTTCCTTGGGCGCTGACGCAATTCAACGAGATTCGTAAAGGGCTGTCTTGGATGCGTCGTTTGCGTGCTGCTGGAGTCGCTATCTATCACGGTGTCTCTGACGTGGTGGCCGAAGGGGCGGTCAAGCTAGAGCTCGTATCGTTTACTGCCTCGGGTAACTCCATGAGCATCCCGGCGTCGGTCCTTCTTTTGCATGATGGAGTGGTGCCGAACGTTCAACTGAGCCGGTCGGCAGGCTGCCGCCACGTTTGGGACGAAGCCCAGCTCACTTGGCGACCCATGGTTGATAAATGGGGTGCGACAAGCCAGGAGCGCATCTCCATCGCTGGAGACGGGCAGCGCATACTCGGCGCAAAAGCGGCGGAGCCCCTTGGACGGCTGGCCGCGCTTGATGCAGCGTGCCGCCTCGGTCGGATTAGCGTCGAGGAGCGCGACGCTCGCGCGGAAGAGCATCGCAAGCTTCTGAAACGACTAATGCGGATTCGCCCCTTTCTCGACCGTGCTTTTCCTCCCTCGTTGGTCAAGCCGCTTCCTACGGGTAACACCATCGTCTGCCGATGCGAGGAGATTTCTGCCTCATTTCTCCGAGAGACCATTCGCGATGGGCTGACGGACACGAATCAGATTAAGTCGCTGACTCGCTGCGGCATGGGTCCGTGCCAAGGACGTATGTGTGGGACGACAGTCGGTCGGATTATTGCCGAGGAACTCGGGAAATCGGTGGAGCACGTAGGCCTGTACCGCCCGCGCATACCCGTCAAGCCTGTAACGCTCGGAGCATGGGCGGCCCTGCGTAACGCTGTTAAGGACCCGGCAGCCCAACATACCGGCGAACCTTCCCGACGTGAACTGTAACTATGAATTCCAGCATACAGAATCATAAGTCCGGCGCTTCGTACGACGCGATTGTCGTTGGCGGTGGTATCCACGGCTGTAGCACTGCTCTGCATCTCGCAAAGAGGGGCCTTTCAGTACTGGTCATCGAGAAAAATACGGTCGGTCGTCACGCGTCAGGAGTCAACGCCGGCGGTGTACGGCAACTCCTTCGCGATTTCGCTGAAATCCCGCTGTCCATGGCGGCGATGGAGCAATGGTTTCACCTTGAGTCTCTTCTCGGGCCGGAGCTCGCGCCCACCTGTCACTTCATTGGAAACGTCGGTCAGATAGGCGTCGCTGGCGATTCTGGAGAAATGGCATGGTGCGAAAAACGCGTCC
The nucleotide sequence above comes from Paraburkholderia sp. FT54. Encoded proteins:
- a CDS encoding benzoate/H(+) symporter BenE family transporter yields the protein MNRDNEGTLVSAAPIGRWSVSAVTAGLLAVIISYAGPLAIFFQAARTAHVGNDVVASWVWSISMGAAVSGIALSWWLKQPIITAWSAPGSALLVTLFPGMQVSDAIGAYIAAGACIFLLGVSGLFDQIVKRIPKGIACAMMAGILFQFGTNVFKSVAITPWLALGMLASYIVFRRWAARYCLILVLAFGCALAVALGLTNLQSVSLDVTRPVFTMPTWSWKSTVSLAVPLVIVSLTGQFLPGFAILRASGYQTPSRPVLVGTSLASILVAFSGGITIVIAAITAALCTGPDSHRDPERRYVAGIANGLFYLVGGTFAGTVVMLFAALPNTFVAVLAGLALLGAIATNIVGLVHDESHREASFITFIATASNMTFLGLGSAFWGIVIGTLTHLALTIGRRAR
- a CDS encoding NAD(P)/FAD-dependent oxidoreductase, which translates into the protein MKIADRAECELVVVGGGPAGLAAATLAAELNIDTVILDEQEAPGGQIYRAVERRSSHGDRVAPLLGPDFRSGWDLVKAFRRSGATYAPGSAVWQVTPDGAVGITQQGEASLLRSRHVILATGAMERPVPVSGWTLPGVMGAGAAQTLLKSSGIVPSEATVIAGCGPLPLLVAAQLLEAGVPLKAVLITTPRMLPAQALYQLPWALTQFNEIRKGLSWMRRLRAAGVAIYHGVSDVVAEGAVKLELVSFTASGNSMSIPASVLLLHDGVVPNVQLSRSAGCRHVWDEAQLTWRPMVDKWGATSQERISIAGDGQRILGAKAAEPLGRLAALDAACRLGRISVEERDARAEEHRKLLKRLMRIRPFLDRAFPPSLVKPLPTGNTIVCRCEEISASFLRETIRDGLTDTNQIKSLTRCGMGPCQGRMCGTTVGRIIAEELGKSVEHVGLYRPRIPVKPVTLGAWAALRNAVKDPAAQHTGEPSRREL
- a CDS encoding (2Fe-2S)-binding protein, whose product is MAMFTRLEPPTKVIQFTFDGELVNAAEGDTVAAALLAHGVERFRTTPVTGAPRQPHCMIGNCFDCMVEIDGVANCQACLVTAKPRMNVTHQDGPGEMELL
- a CDS encoding restriction endonuclease; protein product: MVEYANWRQYQEQTAAAFRRLGFTAEVDYTAEGVRARHDIDVYVTFTQQSIPCTWVVECKLWATRVPKEKILALKSIVDDLGADRGIIVSEAGFQPGAQDAARGTNITLVTSLEEFERTARASASVALTYVEAEGEAPIYQFPTLSEPQQLLVYRDQLITANWRSGTISFIDPWTKAIVETIELDRYEVRSEETSRKILNYPPGSMAIADGRLFVGQVFSEFVLVIDIATQAIVKRLILPGGGEGELAASHDERTVYFASNRVPNFYVIDSATYSFDEVPYPGSGRGCMALAKHPVSDILYLGLQRGGALDGQQYPGGNCFLTAYDFTSRSYVAQVYLADVVDDRSDDATPACISFDERSNQLYVGMFQSMLGIRVIDAATYRLVRDIFVPRNGHNETLPWADPMSQAISEDLVLSVNRNNCELAILDRVDDRTLNKIFLGVAPNGPRAVVLWNEHAIVSYPGRNGLIFLDLSEVRRGDVAPPMSEE
- a CDS encoding LysR substrate-binding domain-containing protein — encoded protein: MNYRQLEAFRALMETGTVTAASQLLSISQPSLSTHIANLEHELQLSLFHRRGGRLVPTAESQLLLAEVDHVVKGMARLRRLATDVRSLQSGRVSIAAYPAVAAMLPGFAVEFAARHDRALLDLQVHDSLRNAELAATRQVDVALTAMPIGDSAVVCELLSRVSSVCILPKGHRLASANIVTPQDLRDEPFIALGREDGSRQAVERVLGQHGIDLDVRFETTRSETACGLVAAGGGIAIIDPFCASAWADRVDVRPFEANVPSDVYIVRSRQEEPSLLLQAFVEDLRVRLTST
- the catC gene encoding muconolactone Delta-isomerase, with amino-acid sequence MLYLVRTDVHLPDDMPVAQADEIKAREKAYSQEVQRQGKWQQLHRVVGDYANYSIFDVDSNDEPHTVLSGLPLFPYMRVQVTALGRRPSSIH
- a CDS encoding transporter substrate-binding domain-containing protein; the encoded protein is MRLSILAVLLTSIALVQPALAAPKTYEKITVATEGAYAPWNFMGPDGKLGGYEIDLTHELCNRMKVKCDIVAQDWDGIIPGLNAGKYDAIVASMGVTPAREKVVAFSIPYTQAPNGFMTLKSSPLAVMPDLNKVFNLSKDEGAAKKEIAKLRPLLSGKILGVQSASTAANFADKYLKDFMEVREYKTIEQHNLDLQAGRVDLVMANITVLNKAASQPDMKDAALVGPRFLGGVIGVGTTNVALRKDDADLKVMFDQAIKSVNDDGTNRRLMQKWFGLDLSPQN